One Aegilops tauschii subsp. strangulata cultivar AL8/78 chromosome 2, Aet v6.0, whole genome shotgun sequence genomic window, GTGAATCACGTGTCAATGGATTTTCCCTTCCGCCGAATCAATCTGTCTTCTGCCTCGCTGTGTCACACGAGGACTCGTTCCTCTTATTTTTTCTCAAAACAAATCCCGTGATCTTCAACACCAGCAGTCTGCTCCTCGCGATTGATTAGCCGAAATCACTAACtgaggagtactcgttgcaaagatccTCGCATTGCGACAAATGGCATGCTGCATGTGcgtcacttgtcgcaacctgaaaattttctcttttttcatatccgtttattcaaaatgttttatctcttataCCATgtgtccaaatctcgaaccgttttcaccgttAGATTcgtcgcgtcgagatcttcaaaactagatcccatgttgataggttttgatgaactttttttttcacgaaaaaatcATACAAAAAACCGAATTGGGAGCATGGTTTTTTCCCTtttcgaaagaggcacgcccgtgcctccctcgaaatcacaaccgtgcctctcgcggaagcaaaaccgtgcctctcccggaaggaaaaaaatagaaaacgtgttttttccgtttcctagaggcacgcctctcgcgaaagcacgaccgtacctctcgcggaagaaaaaaaagaaaacgtgttttttttccgtttccgagaggcacgaccaTGACTGTCGCAAAGGCacacaaccatgcctctcgcagaagcaaaaccatgcctctaacagaaagaaaaaaccagaaaatgcgttttttttgttttcgagaggcacggtcgtggctctcgcgaaagcacgaccgtgcctctcgcggaagcggaaccgtgactctcgcggaaggaaaggaaacagaaaacgcgtatttttttcgtttccgaatGGCACAGCCATGACTCGGGCGAAAGCAAAGCCGCgtctctcgcggaagcaaaatcgtGACACTCGTCAAagaaaaaacgtgttttttcacgcaattttttttaattttttaatcCAAAAGCTAAAGAAGACCGGTgaaaaaccaaaacgtcgaaagAACCCAGtaaaaaccgtttaaaaagccgaaaacgtgtgtagaaaaataaaaaaataaaattcgGAGAGAGTGCCTAGAGCGCAACAGTGACGGAgcggctgagagcgcgccaagtagCGCTGATCGTTATGAGGCTCTCGAAGGAGTGCTCGTCAACTAGTTGCTCTCTCTGGTTAGCTCACAACGTCGTGCCTTGATGGGCCCTGTTCCCGCTGGCTCGGGCCTTGCCTAAGCCGCTTCGGCCTGTAGCCAGCCAGCGCCTGGCCCGCTTGCCCGTAGCTTCTGGATCGATCCATCGTGCTGCAGCTCCAAGCGTACGCCCCCATGCAACCGCCTATTTCGATCTCGCCGAGAACTCTGCCTCCTTCCGATTGCTATTCCAAAAAACGCCGCTCTTCGGATCGGCCCTCGTCTGTACATGCCCCTCTGTTGCAAACAATGTAAATCCACAACTAGCGTTTTTCTCCTCTAGATCAACTAACTGGTCTCTGATCAACCTACCTCATGATACCACTTGTTATAATAAATCTGAGGCACTTcgtcgatcatccgaggaccaagcaatcacacgagcacgacaccgagatttgttaacgagatTCACCAATATGGGtacatccccggggcctgactatAGGCGCTCCTCAccatgacaccgctacaataccgcacccggTCACCCTGGACACCGGCACATGCCGCCGGCTTCCTCTACATTCATGTGCTactatgttggcataggttacggCTACCCGAGTGAGGGCTTTTGGTGGCCGAGCTACAGGCAGGCCGGAATCCGGCTCATCTGTTTGGGCCTTGGGATTCGGAACCTGTCAGTTCATGGCAGCTGCGTTGCCAGGCCTAGTGAGGGAAATACGGCCCATGATACTCCTATCTGCGCGTAGGCGTATTGTGTTCGACCCATCGGACGGAGCTGTTCCCGAGCCTGGAAAGGGTTGTGACATGTGTGTCCTGCGACGGGAATTAGGGACATGTTGGGTGGTTCAAAACAGCACAGGTAAATGGATCCAATGCGACTCCGTCAGACCCCACCCCACGCCGCTCGGGCTTACCTTATGGAGCAGATAGAGCCACGGCACAAGATTCGCTCCCCACCCCATTCTCTTTCACACACCGGCACGACGGCGGCGACTGTGCTCCGGCAAGGCAATATGTCCACCGACGGCCTCGAGCTCGACGGGTATGTTCATTTTGCTACGCTGATTCCCTTCTTCTCTCTCTTGCGTGTGGATTCAACGGCGTGGGATTGGAAAGTACTTGCTCATGTGGCTAGATTTGATTCTCGCTGGGGTGTCTCCGTGCCGGCGGGCTGGAATGGTTCTATCTTCCCAGTGGAGTTCCAGGATTCCATGAGTGCAGCAGGTTTAGACATCGACAAGGCAGGCGAAGAAAACgaagacggagatggagatggagacagaTACGAGGTGTCCTCTGAAACTACGAGTGGCTAGAATAGACACAGAGGTTAGTAAGAAAACATTTTTACGTATTTGCTCATGTGATTTTGCGGCTGTTCAGCAAGTGATCCTGCGTCGTAGGTGTGTTGTCTAGCTCACTTTGGCAGTTTGGCAGGTAAAAATGAACTTTTGGTTTCAGTTCGGATGCGCGTTAGCTTCAGTACTTCTGTTGGGCGAATATGATTGGATTTTGCCGAATCAGTGTACGCCTGCAAGAATGGAAAAAGTGCTGGATTGGGTTTGGATTTCAGTATATATGTTGCAACGTTTTATTTGGTGAGCTTGGTTTCAGTGGAAAATTCTTGTTGTTAGGAATTATTTATATGAGACACAGGAAGCGTTCGGATTCAGTTTTCTGTGTTTTAGTTCTGGATTTTGGTCGGATTAAGTTCGGATTCAGTTAGTTGAATTTGGCTAGCTAGCTTGCAAGTTGATTAGCATGTTGGTGTGGCGAAAATGGTGCTGGACGGGGGTGTGCTGTTATAGTTACAATGCAAATTTGTTTGGGAACAAGTTGCTTCGGATGGGGGTGTGCTGTTTTGGATATTTTCTCTGTACCACAGGGAAAATGTGTGTTGTTGGCATTTAGAAGAAATGGTTCACTGATTCTGGATTGTGCCCTGTTTTTATCTGGATTGTTAGTGCTAGTTGTTCTGGTAAAAGAATTAGATAGGTTTCTGGCATTTGTGGAGGGAGGGCGAGCATGGTAGAGTGAGTAATAAATTTTGTGGAAAATGTTGATTTTCCGACTCAGTGTCCGTCTGCAATGAAAAAATGCTCAAGTGGGATCGGATTCAGTGTCTATCTTAAGAGTGTTTATTTGATGAGCTTGGTTTCATTTGAAGGCACGGGATTAAATAAGTAGTTTCGTAATACTGGTTATTGGCAAGAACTGTGATGAAGTATTGTTTTTGGTGGGATGGAAAGTACTGAATTAGAATTGGTATGATATTTATTATTAGGGAGATTGCTTCTGATACATGTACTTGGACAACAAAACCAGTGAGAGTGACAAATTGGTCCATTTTTTGTGGCATACACAACCATGGTTTAGGGGATTTCCAAGCATCGGCTGGATTGGGTTCGGATTCAGTTCATATCGTAGTGTTTATTTGGTGAATTTGGATTCAGTGGAAGGCATGGCAATAAGTAAGTAGTGGTGTAATAATTATTTATCCGGAAGATTTGTGATGAAGTATGGTTTTTGGTGGGCGGGACATGACTGAATTAGAATTGGTATAATACCTGATATTTGAAAGATTTCTCTTTGATACATGTGCTTGGAGAACAAAAACAGTGACAGTGGTTGGTTGGTCCATTTTTTCCATAGAGACCCTGGTTTAGGGGATTTCCAAGTGTCAGTTGGGTGTACATGATTTTTTTAGTTTTAAACTGCAGCGGGTGGTCTTCTTATTTTGGCGTTGGTGATTAGCATTGCATCACACGTTGTTTGGTGCAAATCCCTTTGTTTGTACATTGTCTGTCGATTTTTATAATTCTATCTTTTTTGTTGTGAGACATTGCTTCAGGGTTAGGATTGGGAAAGCACCTGATGAGAGGGAGATGAACCCTGACAGGAAGACAACTCTTGAATAATCTGTGCGCGCTTACGCAGAGAAGGGGGATGGCATGTTGTCAATCCCAAaattggcacaagttttgattcATTGGAAGAGGCTTATGAGTTCTACAACCTATACTCATGGGAAACTGGGTTTGGGTTTTGCACGATCTGCAGAGTGCAGGGCCACAAGGGTGCAACTTGCCCCCAAAGAGGTGATGTGCCGAAGGCTCCAAGGAAATTATCGAAATTCACAAACTGTGGGGTGGTCGGCCATCGTTGCAATGCTTGCGGCGCTAAAAAGAGCGGTCCATTCGAACCAAACTTCCTCTAGACTAAGGATTGATGTGCTGATCCTTTGTAATGTTTCTTCCCAGAAAATCCCAAATGGTGCAAACTTTGTCTTTCTTGTAGTGGAACAACTTGCCTGAACTGATTGTGATGTTCCAGCTGGTTTACTTTGCCGGTGCTAGTGTATACAGCATAGTTTTCTTAATCCATGTACTGTACCCACTAGCAAAAAATGTAGTTGCTGCCGCTGAAACAAAAAAATGGTTGTTTTGCTATCTGCGCATGTGATCAGGCTGCTGGCCAGGGGTGTGTCAATACTAATTAATGTTCCTTTTTTATTTCTAAACGCACTTGTCTATTCTGTGCAAACTACATTGGCTACGTTGTTGTTTCCAGTACCAAACTGCTGTTTTTTAAGAAATTGTGGTAGCATGCTTAGTTGTGTCAACATTTAGCCATGCAAATGATTCTTCTCCATTTATTTATGTGTGACATGGCAACCAGGTTCATACGAGTTCATTTTTTTCAATCTATTCAACTCGGTCATGGCATGGCGGCTAGGTTTATCGTTTTAAACAGGGTGTGCTGTTACGCCAGATGAATTGACAATAAGATGTCATAGCTTTCGTAGGATTCTCTCCATTGCACTTTGAAACCAGCTGGCAGGGGAGAGCACGCGCCCTCTGTCGATGTACATGCATTGAATGTCTGTAGGAGAGTAGCGTGGGTGTTGCTGAGTTCCATGGTCTACAGCTACGTATCTGCAGGCGCTGGTTGACTGGGTTCCGTGCTTACTCCCTTTCTAAAATATAATCACAGGAAAAAAGAGATAGATTATGACTTGGAACCGAAGAAAATAACGAATGACTCAGTGAAAAAGTTAGCGTTAAATCGATCGAATACATACCCTATACCCTGCCCCCGCGGATCCCCATGGTGGTCCGACGACTGAGATTAAGGCCTCCTGTAGCACGGCCACTATTGGCATTTTCCGACGGATAAGAGgactaggatacaagtgtcctattagAACACGATTAAAAACTACTCAGAGTCCAACTATAACCTACCTTATACATAATATTCAACACAACTCTAACCCAAGTCTTGATCTTGAAGATTTACTCTTGGCTTTGACACTTCAACCCAAACTTGAATGGCTACATTTTTATTCCAGCTCCAACTTGTCGTTGTCGAGATGGTCAGGCAACGTACCTGTCGGGGCGGTAAAGCTCTAGTGTGTCGCAAAGGTGACTGAGATGGGGATCCTCACGATGTGGTTGTCCGACACCCACCGTATCGCACCCTGCACTGCCCCGGCGCTGCTGTTCTTCGCCTCCACGCTTATTTCGAATCTTCGGGCTTGGTTCGTCTCGGTGAACAGAAGCTCGGGTGGGAAAACAGTCACGTTCACAGGGCTGTCTGCCGGAATCTCGACCTCGGGGTAGTATATTACCTCCGGCGGCACCTCTCCGACGTTCGTCACCGTGCGCCCCACCGATATTGGAGGACTCGAGCTCCATGTTGGCGGGAACGACACCGAGACCGACGGATAGTTCAGCTGGTAGTCTGGGATCGCCATGTCAGCCGAGCAATTCACAGCACGGCGCGCGATCACCGAGACCTCTTCACTTTTGTACATGCCGCAGAGGTAGCCGATGTAGTCGTCCGGGGAAATGTCAAAGACCAGGCCAGGGTCCACGGCCTTATCCGGATTGACATGGCCGGCCCCGACGGCGAAGAGGTCGGCGGCCTTGTGCTGCTCGTCGAGTATCGGTGTGCCGGAGCGGTCGGTGACGTCGGCGGTGGTCATGATCGCGGACTTGATCGCCGCCGGCGACCAGTCGGGGTGCTTGCTCTTGATCAGCGCGGCGACACCAGCAAGGTGCGGCGTGGACATGGATGTGCCGGAGAGGATGTTGAAGGTCGGCCTAAGGTCAATCGACGGCGGGCCGACTTGGAACGGCCACGCCGCGATTACGTTCACGCCGGGGCCCGTGATGTCGGGCTTCAGAATGCCGGGGCTGTGGACGTTGGGGCCACGGGAAGAGAAGAAGGTGATGACTGGCGCCGGCGACGTGCCGAGGACCGTGCCTCTAAAGGAGATATTTGCCATGGGGTTCGTCGTGGAATTGATGTAGTTCTTGATCTCCACTCCAGCAGCATAGGTGACTTGCGACGCTGGCAGGACGTGCGCGACCGGGGACGTGATGTAGGCCTGGTAAAATTGGTTGCCCAGAATTATGCCTGCGCCTCCGGCTCTCAGCACCTCGGCTCCCTTCTCCACCGGCGGGATGTTGCCGCTGTCGCACAGCACTATCTTGTTCTTGACGTCAAAGCCGTCCAGCGAGCCATTGCCACAGAACTGGACGGAGAGCGTCGAGTTCGCACCGGGGTAGACCAACGGGGCAGCCACCGAGTTGTCAGGCTGGTAGAGCGACTCGCCGTCGAACGAGAGGCTGTCGCCGATGGTCACTTGTGCGCTGATCAAACGGTCCATGGTGCTCGCGGCAACGGTAAGCATCCATGGTGCCTCATTCAATATCGAGGAGTTTCTCGGGCCGGCGTTGCCAGCCGCCATGCTGACGAAAATCCCCTTCTCCACTGCGGCGAATGTGCCGATGGCGACGCTGTCATTGTAGAAAGGCCGCGGCGGAAAGCCGAGCGACATGGATATAACGTCGCAGCCGTCGGACACGGCGGCGTCGATGCCAGCCAGTACATCTACACCGGCGCAGGCGCCGCTAGCGTCACAAACCTTGTACATGGCGAGGTGTGCGCGGGGCGCGATGCCGGACGCGGTGCCGTTGCCCTGCCCCTGCACCTGAGCCCCCGGCACGGCTGATCCTGCGGCGGTGCTAGAGGTGTGCGTGCCGTGCCCATGCCCGTCGATCGGAGGCACGGGGGCGGCGCCGGGAGCGCTGCTGTTGCCGCTGCTGATGAAGGTCCGAGCACCGATCAGCTTGTGCCCGTTGCACGCGGAGCCGTTGAAGTCGCACCTCCCCTTCCACTTGGCCGGCGGCGGCATCATGCCGAAGCCGCTGAAGGAGGGGTGGTCGGGGAAGACACCGGTGTCGAGCACCCCAATGATGACGCCTTCGCCGGAGCCGACGGACAAGTTCCTCACACCCAGCGCCGTGTCCAGCCCGAGGAACTGCGGAGTGTGCGTCGTCTGCACGTGGTAGATCACGTCCGGCACCGCGGCGACAAACCCGGGCATTGTGGAGACGGCTTCGAGCTCCCGCCGCGTCAGCCTCGCCGCGAATCCGCTCGCGACGTGGTGGTAGGAGTGGAGCAGCCGGCCATGCTCGGGGAGGAAGGACTGGTGCCACGCCTTCCGGCCGTCGTCCGTCGTGCCGAACAGGCGTTCGTCCTGGGGCTGCACGTGGATGACGTACGTGCCGAGGTCGTCCCCAGCGGTGACAATGGCGAGGAGAAGGAAGGTGAGAAGGGGGAAAAGCAAGGAGAGCTTGAAGCTTCCCATGTCTAATTACTTCTGCTACGTCCAATACGTGTGCGTGCATGGCCTTTATAAACGCTAGCTGGCTCCTTTTCTTGTTCTAGCCGGAGGCATTGTTATGGTCGAGAGACAAGGAGCTTTGGAGCAGGGAGGCAGACGATACATGTGTCCGAGGATGACAGAGAAATGGTGATGGATGATTGGTTGCATTGCTTGGCAATTGCCGTTCCGCGGCATGCAAAGACAAACTGATCGAGAGTGTCATGAGCCTCATGGACTCTCAAACGGGTGCTCCTTCGTattcctccgtcccaaaataattGAAAGTTTAGGTTTGTACTTTAGATATATGTAAATCGTCTAAAAATTTGGTTTGGATCTGTTGATTTTTTTCGGTCATTGCTTTCTGCTTTAAGATCCGTGTACCTTTTTTTGTTACCCTGAGTGTTGTCTTGGTTTTTCTGTTTTCTATATTAGTGTCAGTCAATTCATTAACAGGCCGAAGCCCATTCCAGTGCAACATAGCTTTCTTCTTTCTCCTTTgctttttctgttttctatttttatgcatttttccttttcttcgtTTCTACATTAATTGGTGGTGGGTATTTCTGGGATGTTTAGCGAGGatacatatatacatacaaaTACTATATAAAACTATTGCCAAAATTTCACTAATATATGATTGTTCTTTGCATACTACAAAAGTGTGCAATTTCGATGCaagtttttttattttatttcttctttAGGGAAATACCAACGCCACTACTTCATTTTTTAACTTAATTATTTTGTGCAAATTTAGTCACTGTTTGCTTTAGATATTGTTTCCCAATTTCTTTCTTCTTAAATGGTAATACCAATaccactaattcattctttcttAGGAAATTTAGCTATTTtgaatatattttttatttttattttctttcttcttaaagggtaataccaACATTAGTATGCCACTAATTCATTACTTCGTAGCAATCATCTTTTTTGCGAAACTTGACTATTATATGTGTGttcttgcatattataaaaaaTGCAACTTTTGCGTTAATTGTGTGCAAATTTTATCagtattttattttattgttttcacttttttttcttcttaaagggtaataTCATTAGTACTAATTCGTTCCTTCTTAGAGACGCAATTTTTTGTGTGTGTAAGTATAAATGCAAGTACTCACTCCGTcctaaaataagtgtctcaactttagtaaaactttagtacaaagttatagtaaggttgagacacttattttggaatggaaGGAGTAAATAATATGTGTGTAAATTATACTACAATGTGAAAATTGCATATGCTTATTCTTGGCATATTTTAGAAAGTGCAACATTGTGTGCAAGTttttaaaagtttttctttttcattttctttcttcttaaagggttcATTCTTTCTTAGAAATGATTTTGTTTATGTTTTTTATTTTCCTTCTCTAAAAGTGTACCAATGCCATGAATTCATTCTCCATAGAAAACTTTTTTTAGTTTTTATCtcattttttagtttttttagctttcattttattttattttgtaagggtaataccaatgtcACTAATCCATTACCTTTTAGAAAACACTTTTATGCGAAAATTTCACTAGTACTCCGTATATGCTTATTTAGCCAGGTAACGAACTAGCCCAACTCAATTTGCCTATGTGTGAGGCATGTACGTGGTTGGCTTGCATGATCGATTCACAACCATGCAATATGGCCGGCCTGCCCTGTACTCGATGGGAGCATCCAGCGTCCCGTACTGTTTTGAAAAGAAATATCGACTACCTGATGATTTTCAAACCACGGCTCATTTTCTTGAATATGTGACAAGCCTTGCAAATTGTGATAATATGTATCAAATTAGTGGTTCGCATAACCCAATATTTGAAAATTATGGAGGTGCAGGCCCAAGTACTTCGAATCATCAACAAAAAATTCAAGAAAGAACAGCTAAGGAAAAACGTGACAAGAAAAGTGATCCAATTTGGGTCAATTCTGATAGAAAATCGACTTGCCCAAATTGTGTTTTCCGGCGACTTGTCCCTAGCGACTCCCCAGGTTTtgtttaacacagtacagacgcaagcatGATATGTCcatttgcatcatgttttcctaatgttatttataatgtttttatgcataataatgctttatgaagTCATTCTATtgtcttttctctcataatatgcaaggttcacacaaagagagagaatgccggcagctggaattttggacctgaaaaagctacgtcagagttatctattctgcacatctccaaatgagctgaaacttcacagaaattttttatggaatatattagaattattggagcaaataactaccagagggggcccaccaggtgggcacaacccacctgggcgcgccagggcccccaggcgcgccctcgtgggctgtgccctcctcggcccacctccggtgcccatcttctggtatataagtcattttgacctaggaAAAATAAGGAggggactttcgggacgaagcgacaccgtctcaaggcggaacttgggcaggagcacttttgccctccggcagagcgattccgccgggggaacttccctcccagagggggaaatcaccgtcatcatcatcaccaacaactctcccatccttgggagggaaatctccatcaacatcttcaacagcaccatctcctctcaaaccctaattcatctcttgtgttcaatctttgtaccagaacCTTAGATTGATACTTAttggtgactagtagtgttgattacatcttgtagttgattactatgtggtttatttggtggaagattatatgttcagatccattatgttatttaatatccctctgatcttgagcaggattatcatttgtgagtagttacttttgttcttgaggtcacaggagaaatcttgttgcaagtaatcatgtgaacttgatatgtgtttgatattttgatgatatgtatgttgtgattctcttagtggtgtcatgtgaacgtcgactacatggcacttcaccttattagggcctaacggaatgcattgtggagtagttattagatgatgggttgcgggagtgacagaagtttaaaccctagtttatgcgctacttcgtaaggggctgatttggatccaaaagtttaatgctatggttaaattttatcttaatacttttctcgtagttgcggatgcttgcgagggggttaatcataagtaggaggtttgttcaagtaagaaaaacacctaagcaccggtccacccacatatcaaattatcaaagtagcgaacacgaatcaaaccaacatcatgaaagtgactagatgaaattccgtGTATCCTCAAGAACGTTTTTCTTAtctgtaggatcaaaagtatgtctagagggggggtgattagactacttgaccaaatataaatctagcattttcccaattttatgtcttggcagattttagcaacttatcacaagtcaagcaatcaacctacacatgcaattctaagagtatagcagcggaatgtaaatcattgcatatgaaggtaaaggggacgagtttggagggagcaaacacaatgtacccacggagatttttggcgtggttccaataggttgtgctatcgtacatccacgttgatggagacttcaacccacgaaggtcaacagttgtgcgagtccacggagggctccacccacgaagggtccacgaagaagcaaccttgtctatcccaccatggccatcgcccacgaaggacttgcctcacttgggtagatcttcacgaagtaggcgatctccttgcccttacaaactccttggttcaactccacaatcttgacggaggctcccaagtgacacttaaccaatctaggagacaccactctccaaaaggtaatagatggtgtgttgatgatgaactccttgctcttgtgcttcaaatgatagtctccccaacactcaactctcacacacacacacacacacacacacacacacacacacatatttggatatggtggaaagataatttgagtggaaagcaacttgggaaggctagagatcaagattcttgtggttggattggaatgtcttggtctcaacacatgagtaggtggttctctctcagaaaatgagtagtggaagtataggaacgttctgatggctctctctttatggagaagggggtggaggggtatatatagcctccacacaaaatctaaccgttacacacaatttaccaaactcggtgggaccgaatagtgaaactcggtgggaccggcctggttcaaaatgtgaacgttaggcttttcggtgggaccgacatgatcaactcggtgggaccgatgtgctagggttagagCAAAActtcatctcggtgagaccgatcacatgaactcggtgagaccgattccaATAATAAGCAAACAAAGACTTGGTCAGgcaaaatcggtgagaccgaaatgttacgaaaaggaaacagagaatTTGCATtgccaactcggtgggaccgatcgctcatctcggttagaccgaaacgttatgaagggaaacagagagtttgcaatctcatctcggtgagaccgagatccctatcggtgagaccgaactaatttgggtttctggctatggctatgtcaagtgaactcggtggtgccggatagatcaaatcggtggggccgagtttgactttaggtttaggacatatgtggaaatgagaaagtggttgagggcttttgg contains:
- the LOC109754628 gene encoding subtilisin-like protease 4 translates to MGSFKLSLLFPLLTFLLLAIVTAGDDLGTYVIHVQPQDERLFGTTDDGRKAWHQSFLPEHGRLLHSYHHVASGFAARLTRRELEAVSTMPGFVAAVPDVIYHVQTTHTPQFLGLDTALGVRNLSVGSGEGVIIGVLDTGVFPDHPSFSGFGMMPPPAKWKGRCDFNGSACNGHKLIGARTFISSGNSSAPGAAPVPPIDGHGHGTHTSSTAAGSAVPGAQVQGQGNGTASGIAPRAHLAMYKVCDASGACAGVDVLAGIDAAVSDGCDVISMSLGFPPRPFYNDSVAIGTFAAVEKGIFVSMAAGNAGPRNSSILNEAPWMLTVAASTMDRLISAQVTIGDSLSFDGESLYQPDNSVAAPLVYPGANSTLSVQFCGNGSLDGFDVKNKIVLCDSGNIPPVEKGAEVLRAGGAGIILGNQFYQAYITSPVAHVLPASQVTYAAGVEIKNYINSTTNPMANISFRGTVLGTSPAPVITFFSSRGPNVHSPGILKPDITGPGVNVIAAWPFQVGPPSIDLRPTFNILSGTSMSTPHLAGVAALIKSKHPDWSPAAIKSAIMTTADVTDRSGTPILDEQHKAADLFAVGAGHVNPDKAVDPGLVFDISPDDYIGYLCGMYKSEEVSVIARRAVNCSADMAIPDYQLNYPSVSVSFPPTWSSSPPISVGRTVTNVGEVPPEVIYYPEVEIPADSPVNVTVFPPELLFTETNQARRFEISVEAKNSSAGAVQGAIRWVSDNHIVRIPISVTFATH